The proteins below come from a single Chelmon rostratus isolate fCheRos1 chromosome 10, fCheRos1.pri, whole genome shotgun sequence genomic window:
- the LOC121612716 gene encoding N-alpha-acetyltransferase 80, whose amino-acid sequence MNMSEPLTSTKSTPESGRELNVDLRTISASDSLTQYDEKDSERPEKIRAVPIHRRPDLLVPCADLVNSEWQRSQAARVHSLQKSCPEFPVCLVLLRGHRESERLLGHARLSRVVGHSSSLFVESVVVSKAERGKGYGRTLMDETEHYAKGRGFKRLCLTTHDKQHFYAHLGYVLSTPVQNAGAMTAFVPMEMLLRFSRMPSEEASTQKQTKTEAQVQQGNRDSGGACVVGSPPPSSFPPPLSCIPPPPPPPPSIPPSPSIPPSPSIPPPPPPPPPSIPPPSPSIPPPPPPPPPSIPPPSPSIPPPPPHPPQSAGQLVVQTLTETPHRDAKGVPIYWMHKDI is encoded by the coding sequence GTCTGAACCATTAACATCAACAAAGTCCACACCGGAGAGTGGGCGCGAGCTGAATGTTGATCTTCGCACCATCTCAGCATCAGACAGTCTGACACAGTACGATGAGAAAGACTCTGAACGACCAGAGAAGATCCGTGCGGTTCCGATCCATCGGCGTCCGGACCTGCTGGTACCCTGCGCCGACCTGGTCAACTCCGAGTGGCAGAGGAGCCAGGCCGCCCGGGTTCACTCCCTCCAGAAGTCCTGTCCAGAGTTCCCCGTCTGCCTGGTTCTCCTGCGGGGCCACAGAGAGTCAGAGCGGCTGCTCGGCCACGCCCGGCTCTCCCGGGTCGTGggtcacagcagcagcctgttcGTCGAGTCGGTGGTGGTGTCCAAGGCGGAGCGAGGGAAGGGCTACGGCCGGACTCTGATGGACGAGACGGAGCACTACGCCAAAGGCAGAGGGTTCAAGCGCCTGTGCCTGACCACCCATGATAAGCAGCACTTCTACGCCCATCTGGGCTACGTGCTGTCCACGCCAGTGCAGAACGCAGGCGCCATGACGGCGTTTGTTCCCATGGAGATGCTTCTGAGGTTCTCCAGAATGCCGAGTGAAGAGGCGAGCActcagaaacagacaaagacgGAGGCTCAAGTGCAACAGGGGAACAGAGATTCAGGAGGTGCTTGTGTTGTAGGGTCACCTCCACCTTCcagtttccctcctcctctttcctgcattcctcctccaccacctcctcctccttcaatccctccttctccttccatccctccttctccttccatccctcctccaccaccacctcctcctccttctatccctcctccttctccttccatccctcctccacctccacctcctcctccttctatccctcctccttctccttccatccctcctccaccccctcatCCCCCTCAGTCTGCAGGGCAGCTCGTAGTTCAGACTCTGACTGAAACTCCCCACAGAGACGCCAAAGGAGTTCCCATCTATTGGATGCACAAAGACATTTGA